A single region of the Nicotiana sylvestris chromosome 6, ASM39365v2, whole genome shotgun sequence genome encodes:
- the LOC104249641 gene encoding transcription factor LHW-like isoform X1 gives MGYLLKEVLKTLCGVNQWSYAVFWKIGCQNTKLLIWEESYCETSTFSGLHGTCEVENPKLAFQDWSACWDSGEVQNSQLLNQAGESLCLLVKRMMMDKQFNLVGEGLIGRAAAIGNHQWILSKGQSKDAHPPEVLKELSQQFSSGIQTISVIPVLPHGVVQFGSYLHILENMGFVEDVRTLISQLGCVPGVLLSDENAMKEPAPSTARPVYPGSSVSMVSCGRAKVMTSSSIIASCNYSANSIQAERFIGQTSSLAGQIQACMQSSDSTFQASNITGRFAKYHDDHFHKKISPEVTSYMSTNSQLTNNVIKAEVIPPNPDVWTKQQASLHIPKPRFCQESSVGSLTLDSGSIRLTEQQISGENNLAKNNSTLPNGFRASQPRIGDVLTSNFHENIVLPSTGVTELYKEVNKYQKSMPSPNVFLDAIRPPHKIISCTEFTGNGLQIGSSELKASSSYDVVNDVINNRSLDGRGTQFLLDGSKRMVENDLFQALGIMSTRDEQPSSSEYIQDVYGEKHEHGVQNPLFDNAKFEDVCVQSQSGYDLFDVLGADFKNRLLNGSWSDEQSKGPDSNTKDCINNCSTSKISRDASSTVNQGNSDSGMFSMTGFDRILETMVSNRTTKQSLEDNLSCRTTLTNLSSSSSPNASCFYGRVGFSSQIQGELYGPPKTLSKSGATSSDSFKYECSKENTGTHSQSCSIYGSQTSSWVESGHGTKPLSSVSTGYSKKPDEMSKTSRKRLKPGENPRPRPKDRQMIQDRVKELREIVPNGAKCSIDALLERTIKHMLFLQSVTKHADKLKQTGESKIISKEGGLLLKDNLEGGATWAYEVSSQSMVCPIVVEDLNQPRQMLVEMLCEERGLFLEIADIIRGLGLTILKGVMETRNDKIWARFAVEVTNQELDEICFLYSHNFTCLFVFFIQAYRNVTRMDIFISLVRLLESTAKGETEPANANDNNTAVVNLFHQAASIPATGSLL, from the exons ATGGGGTATTTGCTGAAAGAGGTGTTGAAAACTCTTTGTGGAGTAAACCAGTGGTCTTATGCTGTTTTCTGGAAGATCGGTTGCCAAAACACCAA GCTTTTAATTTGGGAAGAATCTTATTGTGAAACTTCAACATTCTCTGGTTTACATGGAACTTGTGAAGTTGAGAATCCAAAACTAGCTTTCCAAGACTGGAGTGCTTGCTGGGATTCGGGTGAGGTTCAAAATTCTCAGCTTCTGAATCAAGCAGGTGAGAGCTTGTGTTTGCTCGTAAAAAGAATGATGATGGACAAACAGTTCAATCTAGTAGGAGAAGG ACTAATTGGCCGGGCTGCGGCCATTGGAAACCATCAATGGATTCTTTCAAAAGGTCAAAGTAAAGATGCTCATCCACCAGAG GTTCTGAAGGAGCTTTCTCAGCAATTTTCATCTGGCATCCAG ACAATTTCAGTTATTCCTGTTCTTCCTCACGGCGTTGTTCAATTTGGTTCATACTTGCAT ATACTGGAGAATATGGGATTTGTGGAGGATGTGAGAACGCTAATAAGTCAATTAGGGTGTGTTCCTGGTGTTTTATTATCTGATGAAAATGCAATGAAAGAACCTGCCCCAAGTACAGCCAGACCAGTTTATCCTGGGAGTTCTGTCTCAATGGTATCTTGTGGGAGAGCCAAAGTAATGACCTCTTCTTCAATAATAGCTAGCTGCAACTATAGTGCTAACTCAATTCAGGCAGAGAGGTTCATCGGTCAAACTTCTTCTTTGGCTGGACAAATTCAGGCATGTATGCAGTCTAGTGATTCAACATTTCAAGCCTCTAATATCACTGGACGTTTTGCCAAATACCATGATGACCACTTTCACAAGAAAATTTCCCCAGAAGTGACATCATACATGTCTACAAACAGCCAGCTAACAAATAATGTGATCAAAGCTGAGGTAATTCCACCAAACCCTGACGTATGGACGAAGCAACAGGCTTCTTTGCACATTCCAAAGCCACGATTTTGTCAGGAATCTTCTGTTGGCTCATTAACTCTAGATAGTGGCAGCATAAGATTGACTGAACAACAGATCTCTGGTGAAAATAATCTTGCGAAAAACAATTCAACTCTGCCAAATGGCTTTAGAGCATCTCAGCCAAGAATCGGTGATGTTCTTACATCCAACTTTCATGAAAATATTGTTCTTCCATCCACTGGAGTAACTGAATTGTACAAAGAAGTGAACAAGTATCAGAAATCAATGCCGAGCCCCAATGTTTTCTTAGATGCCATCAGACCACCACACAAAATTATCTCTTGCACAGAGTTTACTGGAAATGGGCTTCAGATTGGTTCTTCTGAATTGAAGGCATCTTCTTCATATGATGTTGTTAATGATGTAATCAACAATCGTTCTTTGGATGGCCGAGGCACACAATTTTTGTTGGACGGGAGCAAAAGAATGGTAGAAAATGATTTGTTTCAAGCACTCGGCATTATGTCAACACGGGATGAGCAACCAAGTTCAAGTGAGTACATTCAAGATGTATATGGTGAAAAACATGAACATGGAGTGCAGAATCCCTTatttgacaatgccaaatttgaAGATGTGTGTGTCCAAAGTCAATCAGGGTATGacttatttgatgttttgggtgCTGATTTTAAAAACAGACTACTAAATGGAAGCTGGAGTGATGAGCAAAGCAAAGGACCGGACTCAAACACAAAGGATTGTATTAATAATTGCTCTACTTCTAAAATAAGTCGGGATGCTTCTTCTACAGTCAACCAAGGAAACTCAGATAGTGGTATGTTTTCCATGACTGGTTTTGACCGTATCTTAGAGACTATGGTATCCAATCGTACTACTAAGCAGAGCCTGGAAGACAACCTTTCTTGTCGGACGACGTTGACTAATTTGAGCAGCTCCTCTTCCCCTAATGCTTCATGTTTCTATGGCCGAGTTGGATTCTCCAGTCAAATTCAGGGAGAGCTATATGGGCCTCCCAAGACACTTTCAAAATCAGGAGCAACGAGTTCTGATTCATTCAAATATGAGTGCTCCAAAGAAAACACAGGAACGCATTCTCAAAGTTGTTCAATTTATGGATCACAAACCAGTTCATGGGTGGAAAGTGGCCATGGCACAAAGCCGTTAAGCAGTGTTTCAACAGGCTATTCTAAAAAGCCAGATGAAATGAGTAAAACAAGTCGCAAAAGGCTTAAACCAGGAGAGAATCCTAGACCCAGGCCAAAAGATCGGCAAATGATCCAAGATCGCGTGAAGGAACTGCGAGAAATTGTGCCTAATGGGGCGAAG TGTAGCATTGATGCACTGTTGGAACGCACGATTAAACACATGCTTTTCTTGCAAAGTGTCACAAAACATGCAGACAAACTAAAACAGACTGGAGAGTCAAAG ATTATCAGTAAAGAGGGAGGATTGCTTTTAAAGGATAATCTTGAAGGCGGAGCAACGTGGGCATATGAAGTCAGCTCACAATCTATGGTCTGCCCTATTGTAGTTGAGGATCTGAATCAACCTCGTCAAATGCTTGTGGAG ATGCTTTGTGAGGAACGGGGCTTGTTTTTGGAAATAGCTGACATTATAAGAGGATTGGGCTTGACTATCTTGAAGGGGGTTATGGAAACGAGGAACGACAAAATATGGGCACGATTTGCTGTAGAGGTAACTAATCAAGAATTGGACGAAATCTGCTTTTTGTACTCCCAcaattttacttgtttgtttgtattttttATACAGGCATACAGAAATGTAACAAGGATGGACATATTCATCTCACTCGTTCGCCTCTTGGAATCTACAGCAAAAGGTGAAACAGAACCTGCCAATGCTAATGATAACAACACAGCAGTGGTGAATTTATTCCACCAAGCAGCGTCAATACCTGCAACTGGTAGTTTGCTGTGA
- the LOC104249641 gene encoding transcription factor LHW-like isoform X2, translated as MGYLLKEVLKTLCGVNQWSYAVFWKIGCQNTKLLIWEESYCETSTFSGLHGTCEVENPKLAFQDWSACWDSGEVQNSQLLNQAGESLCLLVKRMMMDKQFNLVGEGLIGRAAAIGNHQWILSKGQSKDAHPPEVLKELSQQFSSGIQTISVIPVLPHGVVQFGSYLHILENMGFVEDVRTLISQLGCVPGVLLSDENAMKEPAPSTARPVYPGSSVSMVSCGRAKVMTSSSIIASCNYSANSIQAERFIGQTSSLAGQIQACMQSSDSTFQASNITGRFAKYHDDHFHKKISPEVTSYMSTNSQLTNNVIKAEVIPPNPDVWTKQQASLHIPKPRFCQESSVGSLTLDSGSIRLTEQQISGENNLAKNNSTLPNGFRASQPRIGDVLTSNFHENIVLPSTGVTELYKEVNKYQKSMPSPNVFLDAIRPPHKIISCTEFTGNGLQIGSSELKASSSYDVVNDVINNRSLDGRGTQFLLDGSKRMVENDLFQALGIMSTRDEQPSSSEYIQDVYGEKHEHGVQNPLFDNAKFEDVCVQSQSGYDLFDVLGADFKNRLLNGSWSDEQSKGPDSNTKDCINNCSTSKISRDASSTVNQGNSDSGMFSMTGFDRILETMVSNRTTKQSLEDNLSCRTTLTNLSSSSSPNASCFYGRVGFSSQIQGELYGPPKTLSKSGATSSDSFKYECSKENTGTHSQSCSIYGSQTSSWVESGHGTKPLSSVSTGYSKKPDEMSKTSRKRLKPGENPRPRPKDRQMIQDRVKELREIVPNGAKCSIDALLERTIKHMLFLQSVTKHADKLKQTGESKIISKEGGLLLKDNLEGGATWAYEVSSQSMVCPIVVEDLNQPRQMLVEMLCEERGLFLEIADIIRGLGLTILKGVMETRNDKIWARFAVEAYRNVTRMDIFISLVRLLESTAKGETEPANANDNNTAVVNLFHQAASIPATGSLL; from the exons ATGGGGTATTTGCTGAAAGAGGTGTTGAAAACTCTTTGTGGAGTAAACCAGTGGTCTTATGCTGTTTTCTGGAAGATCGGTTGCCAAAACACCAA GCTTTTAATTTGGGAAGAATCTTATTGTGAAACTTCAACATTCTCTGGTTTACATGGAACTTGTGAAGTTGAGAATCCAAAACTAGCTTTCCAAGACTGGAGTGCTTGCTGGGATTCGGGTGAGGTTCAAAATTCTCAGCTTCTGAATCAAGCAGGTGAGAGCTTGTGTTTGCTCGTAAAAAGAATGATGATGGACAAACAGTTCAATCTAGTAGGAGAAGG ACTAATTGGCCGGGCTGCGGCCATTGGAAACCATCAATGGATTCTTTCAAAAGGTCAAAGTAAAGATGCTCATCCACCAGAG GTTCTGAAGGAGCTTTCTCAGCAATTTTCATCTGGCATCCAG ACAATTTCAGTTATTCCTGTTCTTCCTCACGGCGTTGTTCAATTTGGTTCATACTTGCAT ATACTGGAGAATATGGGATTTGTGGAGGATGTGAGAACGCTAATAAGTCAATTAGGGTGTGTTCCTGGTGTTTTATTATCTGATGAAAATGCAATGAAAGAACCTGCCCCAAGTACAGCCAGACCAGTTTATCCTGGGAGTTCTGTCTCAATGGTATCTTGTGGGAGAGCCAAAGTAATGACCTCTTCTTCAATAATAGCTAGCTGCAACTATAGTGCTAACTCAATTCAGGCAGAGAGGTTCATCGGTCAAACTTCTTCTTTGGCTGGACAAATTCAGGCATGTATGCAGTCTAGTGATTCAACATTTCAAGCCTCTAATATCACTGGACGTTTTGCCAAATACCATGATGACCACTTTCACAAGAAAATTTCCCCAGAAGTGACATCATACATGTCTACAAACAGCCAGCTAACAAATAATGTGATCAAAGCTGAGGTAATTCCACCAAACCCTGACGTATGGACGAAGCAACAGGCTTCTTTGCACATTCCAAAGCCACGATTTTGTCAGGAATCTTCTGTTGGCTCATTAACTCTAGATAGTGGCAGCATAAGATTGACTGAACAACAGATCTCTGGTGAAAATAATCTTGCGAAAAACAATTCAACTCTGCCAAATGGCTTTAGAGCATCTCAGCCAAGAATCGGTGATGTTCTTACATCCAACTTTCATGAAAATATTGTTCTTCCATCCACTGGAGTAACTGAATTGTACAAAGAAGTGAACAAGTATCAGAAATCAATGCCGAGCCCCAATGTTTTCTTAGATGCCATCAGACCACCACACAAAATTATCTCTTGCACAGAGTTTACTGGAAATGGGCTTCAGATTGGTTCTTCTGAATTGAAGGCATCTTCTTCATATGATGTTGTTAATGATGTAATCAACAATCGTTCTTTGGATGGCCGAGGCACACAATTTTTGTTGGACGGGAGCAAAAGAATGGTAGAAAATGATTTGTTTCAAGCACTCGGCATTATGTCAACACGGGATGAGCAACCAAGTTCAAGTGAGTACATTCAAGATGTATATGGTGAAAAACATGAACATGGAGTGCAGAATCCCTTatttgacaatgccaaatttgaAGATGTGTGTGTCCAAAGTCAATCAGGGTATGacttatttgatgttttgggtgCTGATTTTAAAAACAGACTACTAAATGGAAGCTGGAGTGATGAGCAAAGCAAAGGACCGGACTCAAACACAAAGGATTGTATTAATAATTGCTCTACTTCTAAAATAAGTCGGGATGCTTCTTCTACAGTCAACCAAGGAAACTCAGATAGTGGTATGTTTTCCATGACTGGTTTTGACCGTATCTTAGAGACTATGGTATCCAATCGTACTACTAAGCAGAGCCTGGAAGACAACCTTTCTTGTCGGACGACGTTGACTAATTTGAGCAGCTCCTCTTCCCCTAATGCTTCATGTTTCTATGGCCGAGTTGGATTCTCCAGTCAAATTCAGGGAGAGCTATATGGGCCTCCCAAGACACTTTCAAAATCAGGAGCAACGAGTTCTGATTCATTCAAATATGAGTGCTCCAAAGAAAACACAGGAACGCATTCTCAAAGTTGTTCAATTTATGGATCACAAACCAGTTCATGGGTGGAAAGTGGCCATGGCACAAAGCCGTTAAGCAGTGTTTCAACAGGCTATTCTAAAAAGCCAGATGAAATGAGTAAAACAAGTCGCAAAAGGCTTAAACCAGGAGAGAATCCTAGACCCAGGCCAAAAGATCGGCAAATGATCCAAGATCGCGTGAAGGAACTGCGAGAAATTGTGCCTAATGGGGCGAAG TGTAGCATTGATGCACTGTTGGAACGCACGATTAAACACATGCTTTTCTTGCAAAGTGTCACAAAACATGCAGACAAACTAAAACAGACTGGAGAGTCAAAG ATTATCAGTAAAGAGGGAGGATTGCTTTTAAAGGATAATCTTGAAGGCGGAGCAACGTGGGCATATGAAGTCAGCTCACAATCTATGGTCTGCCCTATTGTAGTTGAGGATCTGAATCAACCTCGTCAAATGCTTGTGGAG ATGCTTTGTGAGGAACGGGGCTTGTTTTTGGAAATAGCTGACATTATAAGAGGATTGGGCTTGACTATCTTGAAGGGGGTTATGGAAACGAGGAACGACAAAATATGGGCACGATTTGCTGTAGAG GCATACAGAAATGTAACAAGGATGGACATATTCATCTCACTCGTTCGCCTCTTGGAATCTACAGCAAAAGGTGAAACAGAACCTGCCAATGCTAATGATAACAACACAGCAGTGGTGAATTTATTCCACCAAGCAGCGTCAATACCTGCAACTGGTAGTTTGCTGTGA